From a region of the Flavobacterium branchiarum genome:
- a CDS encoding glucose 1-dehydrogenase, with protein sequence MDTSKFFDLKGKTAIITGGANGIGKACCEILAAYGANVVVSDYNLEDAKNTSKEINDNGGKAIAIHCDVTKDEALVNLVDQTVKEFGSIEILVNNVGGGGAGRESPYDITVDQFKKVYDMNVFSMWRLCQLVAPEMKKAGYGSIINMSSMASINTSPAISAYASSKAAINHMTRNLAYDFGPDNIRLNAIGPGATRTRALSTVLTPEVEKAMLKHTPIGRLGEAIDIAGAVLYFASPISSWTSGQVIFINGGGEQTLDM encoded by the coding sequence ATGGATACTTCGAAATTTTTTGACTTAAAAGGAAAAACCGCCATAATTACTGGTGGGGCAAATGGAATAGGAAAAGCTTGTTGTGAGATACTTGCTGCTTATGGAGCAAATGTGGTTGTTTCAGATTATAATCTGGAAGATGCCAAAAATACTTCAAAAGAAATAAATGATAATGGTGGTAAGGCTATTGCAATACATTGTGATGTTACAAAGGATGAAGCTTTAGTTAATCTTGTTGACCAAACTGTAAAAGAATTTGGAAGTATTGAAATCTTGGTTAATAATGTTGGAGGTGGAGGAGCAGGGAGAGAAAGCCCATACGATATTACTGTAGATCAATTTAAAAAGGTATACGATATGAATGTGTTTAGTATGTGGAGATTATGCCAATTAGTAGCACCAGAGATGAAAAAGGCTGGTTACGGAAGTATTATAAATATGTCTTCGATGGCTTCTATAAATACTAGTCCGGCTATTAGTGCTTATGCTTCTTCTAAAGCAGCGATTAACCATATGACCAGAAATCTAGCTTATGATTTTGGTCCTGATAATATTAGATTAAATGCTATTGGACCTGGCGCAACAAGAACGCGTGCATTGAGTACAGTTTTAACACCTGAAGTTGAAAAAGCAATGCTTAAACATACTCCGATTGGTAGATTGGGAGAAGCTATTGATATTGCAGGAGCGGTACTTTATTTTGCATCACCAATATCTAGTTGGACTAGTGGGCAAGTTATTTTTATTAATGGTGGTGGTGAACAAACCTTAGATATGTAG